CTCAATAGAATTAGAGACActttaaagaaaacattATCCATGACATCCCTGAAACCTGCAGTCACATACGATTTTCTCCATGCCAGCAAAAATGGGACGTCATTGTCATCGTCAAAATCTGGCCtcgtgaaaaaaaactctaCGTTCGTGTTGGACCCCAGACCACCAAAAAATAGCTTGATGAACGGTTGTTTCAGTACAACTCCGGAATCTCGCTCTAACTTCAATACCCCTAAAAGCCTATCTAGGCAAAATTCCTCCACCAGTGTGAAGAAATATGTCAATGAGATGGACTTGCTTCTGACGCCACGTACAGCTTCGATGAGCAGCAACGATACCACAGCTATTAACGACAACGATATCAATAACGATAATAATTCTGCAAGAAAACATGCAGCCTCATTCCAGGTAAATGTTGATGATTCTGATGGTGATGAAACCATGCAGATATAGTATTTGACCACAACTgggctttttttcttcttttttacttgGGATGGCACTTAATGAAATCTAGAAttaattattcttttcttgaaaaaataaatctaAATGTAATATATGAAAATAATTATGGTAAACTACGAATATAATAATTAAAATGCAAAATGCTGCATTTCTGAATACTTGTTCTACCCGTTGTACTATTACATTGTTTATAATGGTTAGTTTTTCGCGCCTTTCATTACCCGTCGCGTTCATTTTTCGGACATCCGAAAATTATCCATTTTAGACACTTAAGATGAGTGAGTGATGTATTGCATTGCACTCCCCCGTGTAATTGATTTACCACTTGTCCCAGTGATCATTCAGTTTATCTACCATCGTGCAAAATGTGGCTGACTGAGGCTCAAAGTATGTTTTTCTGTATTCGAAGTGCACATTGCTTCTCCTAAAAACCCTGATTCCTTCATCACTAaccaataatttttcattagaATTTGGTGTGGCTTTCACTTTTGGcggttttcttttctttttgtttggtATATTTACTCTCTTTGATCGTGCTTTATTAGCTTTGGGtaatattttgtttttaattGGGGTGTTTTTAATTATTGGTTCGCAGAAGACTtatgttttctttacaAGACCAAATAAAAGGCGTGGCTCACTGCTGTTCGTAGTTGGTTCTCTTCTGATATTATTGAAGTGgactttttttggctttatAATTGAATCGCTGGGTATTATTGGCCTTTTTGGTGACTTCTTCGGCGTTATCGTACAGTTTTTGAGGTCAATGCCCATCATTGGTCCAATACTTTCTCACCCTGCAGTTGCTCCAATCGTAGATAAATTAGCAGGTGTGCGGGTTCTTCCGGTGTAGTGGCATCTCTTTATGTGTGCATATTACGGATAAAATTATCGAACTTTCTATAGGTATAAACAGAAAAATTAATAGTATTTACATGATTATCGCTTTCCTCTACGATACTGATTCGACAAAATCTAATACAGTGTTATCATCACCATACTGGCCTACTATCTGAAGACCTATCGGGGTCCTCTCTTTCAAGGGCATTGATAGACTCGGTAGCCCAGCTAGTGACATGGGGACTGTGAAGATATCGTTGATATATGAATTGGCGGGGGATTtactttcatcttcttcaaactcTTTTAGTGTCCCAGGAAGCTTAGATGATGTTGGCACCAGTAGTACATCTAAGCcttttggattttcttCAGCATTAGTTAGAACATTTGGAAATCTGAAAATCTTGTCAAATTCATCAACCAAATCTACTCGTAGTCTCTCAGCCTTGATAAAATTGTTCTTAAACCCGTCCGAACAAAGATTATAATTACCCAAAATGATTCTATTTTTTACTTCTACCCCAAATTTAGACCTGGTAGGTGCAAATAAAATACCGTCCTTTATGTCAAGTTTGGAATCTCTGTATCCATATCTGATACCATCATACCTTGATAGATTGGAGGCAGCTTCTGCAGGCGATAGAGTATAATAAATTGGTAGACTATTTTTTACCGACGGAATGGATACGGGGTATATTTCATGCCCTAGACTCACCAGcttcttcaagaaagtAAAGTACGATTCGTGAAATTGCTTGGGCAAACCTTCGTGATTGAATTCCTTTACAATACCGATTttccaagttttttttatttttttattcttttctattAGCCCACGCAATTCCTCATTCAAGGAAGTGGGGTCTTTTGCATCATACTTATCCAACACCAGAAATACTTTTCGTAGAATATCTATCTTCTTGCTTAAAATGCCTACCGTATCTAAAGATTGAGAATAGGCTATGACGCCAAACCTAGATAAACGTCCGTAGGATGGCTTAAATCCTAAAACAGAACCGTAGCACGCAGGTAATCTAACAGAGCCACCGGTATCTGTTCCTAGGGCAAAATCTACCAGATCGCAGGCAACACTCGCAGCAGCCCCAGAGGATGAACCACCCATAATCCTTTTTTCCTCGTGAGGATATAAAGGATTGATTACGGGTCCCCTTATCGAGTGTATTCCTCCTGATCCCATTCCAAACTCATCCAAGTTTGTCTTACCTAAAATATGCACTCCGGCCTGTTTTAATAACTTTACCACGGTAGCATCATACGGCGATTTGTAATTCTCAAGTATATGCGAGGCACATGTTGTTGGAAGGTCTTTAGTGACTATATTATCTTTAATGCTCACAGCATAACCTGCCAATTCCTtacttatttcttccttatTTGATAGTGTGTAGGGCGACGGACTAACGCTGGTGAATATATTATATCTTGATTGTAGGCTGGATAGCCTTTCAAGTGACTGTTTCAAAGAACGTTTTAGGGGCATCGTTGCATGGTATGATTTTCCAGCTGAAGCCCTGCCTTTTAATTCTAATAAGGGTTTTTGTAGATTTATGAacgttctttttttctatacatgttgaaaaaaaccataTGTAAATGATAAACCTGAAGAATGCGAAGAATTTACCGCCAATGAACGTCATAGATTTAAGTGATCCAGCAATTAGTGTAGATTATGATAGTTTGATTGGTattaatgatgaagattcTCAAGGTATTTTCGAGAATGAGGTGAAGGAAGATGCACAGCAAGAACAGCGAGAAGAATTATTTCCCACTAACGATGGGCTCATTGTTGAACCCAAACGTGATGTTGAGAGCCTGAGAAGGGCTATTAGAGATCAATTGTTGTTCAATGTGCACAGGCAGAGACAGTCGGATTGTGTAGAAGAGAGGAGAGTGATCAGcgatgaagataatgaaagTCGACaacaaaaattagaaaGAATAAGGCAAGAGTTAGAGGAGCTGAGAATGGAAGATTCAGCTCTTGAAACGCAAAATGAGATTAAGGAGTTATGCAACCTTCAATCAAGGTTAGCAATAGAGTCGTCAAGAAGACTCGCCATTTTGCAAAGGGAGCTCATCGGGGAAGACAAAGGTCAAACTGCAGTGACATTACCCAATATATCGCTTGATTTGACAACCATcaagaaactaaaaaatCTAGATCAGAAAATATCGGAAATGGAACGATACGTTGGTGCACCAAAAGTTCCAGAGGACCGAGAAGATAGTAAATCGGTGTATAGTAAGGTGAATGAACTATATAGAAGCATACAACTTCTACAAGACGATGAAAAACTGCCAAAGTTTCAAGCAAGACTGATGGAACTCAATAAACAATTCGAAAACTCGTTGTTGggcaaaaaaatgcaaCGAGATCTGAGATTGAGAGATGAAACCATGAGCAAAGTTATTAAGCCCGAAAGCAAAATAAGAGAAATAAATAGCATGTATGCTATGTTCCGGCAGTATCGAGATTCGCTGCCGTTGTTGGCCGATAGAATGAAGAGTCTGAACAAAATGAACAATCGAGTATTGGAAGTGTACGAAACGACAAAAGGACTGGATTCACAGATTGCAAGCGTCCGAGAACAAGAACAGTTATGGTTCAAGACCTTAAACCAACTGGATAAAAAATTCGATGAGCAAGAGGTGAAAATTCGCCTAAACATGGATCAAATTAGGCGCAAAATCGATTCTCTCGAGGACAACGTTCTACAGAGGAGCAATAAACACAAAGTACAAGAGTGAGTCCTTTAGAACCAGATTTTTTATagtagattttttttgtatccATCCATGTAACagaaaaagggaaaatatgtgtatatacaacaacaataataataataataataatatgaAATATCCGAAAAAATACGTAAAGACAGAAATCatcaaacaaaacaaaatgtTCGCATGATAACAGCGgcctatttcttcttcattctaCCGAAGAAacccttcttcttcttcttttgcttttcctcAGTCTGTACGTGCTGTTGTGGTTGATACACAGCTTGTTCACCGTACATTTGACTGGAGGCACCACCACCCGCTTGTTGGGGCATACCGTTAGCATCGTAGGTCACGGCCGCACCAAACATGGGGAAATCAGGTCTTACGCGGAACCCGTAGGTTGGGGTTTCTAACTGTTGGGCCCAGACCGGGTCTCCAGAGACAGCATACTCGAAACTTCTAATCGTATCCAAGGGTCTTTCGTCCCTTGCTCTGGTCGGATTAGATATGTCAACCTGTGTGATCGGTTGACCAAAGACGTCGCATAGAACATGGCCTTCCTCGTtggaaaaatatgattgtCTGTTCATGTTATCGTGGAAGGTATCGGCAGCTTGTTCGAAAGGTTGGGCCTCCTGCACAGCGTCCAGGATGGGATCAGCAACAGAAGCAGTACGCATCTTCAATCTTGACTTATCGTCTTCAGAAATCTTAACATCCGAGGCACGGTTCCCTCCCTCATGATCACTCGTATTACTAATACCGGACTTCTTTCTAAAATGCATCATATTGCCCTAGTGTGCTGTTCGAGTAGTATGGTATTTCTGCAGTGCTTTATTGCTAGCTTTTGCTTGGTGGACCTGAGCAATCTTCAGGACAACGTATCGCGAATCAAActcctttcttttctattaataaaaataaacaaataaataataCAGACAGACTGCTTTGCCTCGATGGCACgaccaaaagaaaaaaaaagaaaaatttcgagcccaaaatttttttagcGCATTCAAGAGGCCGTACACCACATTTATGTGATACAGAGATGGTTTGCCGATTATTGGTATTATTGTATaaatatttgtatatacGTGGGTGTGCATATATagatttttctatttttacTTATTAGTTTCTTTGCAACAGGCAAGGATGGATTGCTTGACACTTTCGCAAGCGTTCTTAAGCTCCTCTGGGGACATGGCGGCGTTACAGCAGATTTTCAAGCTAGGGACAATTGGTAGCGTTTCCTGTTTCAGAACAATAGTGTTTCTTGTGATGAGCACGTTGTGGTTGATAAGGGCATAGTCGACTATGGATTGCaggaatttttcttcctcttcgtaTGGCGCAATGTGCTTGTTTGTGTGGGACTTCTTCTGCAAGGCTGACATGGTCTCGAATAGTTGCTCGCAGGTGTAGCCGAATTCGCGAGATCTAAACGCGGGAGTCAATTGCAAGTGGAGGACAGCGGACACTGGAGAGGATGTCACGACGAGATATGGACGCAGGGAGTCGTCGGATGCAAAGTATTCGTGCAAGGACTTGGACAGCCTTTGCAACGACTGTACTGCGTCGTTGTTCGAGTCCATCATTTTCAGCATTTTGGAGACGGATGTGACGGTGTATGCGGGCAAACAGGCAGAGAAACAGTAGGCGTTGGAGCCGATACGCTGGTGAAGACACATGACACTGTCACCGAGCACAAACCCACCGGTGGAGCCCAATGCTGTGGCCATGGACCCGACGGTGATGTCGATGGCGGTGGCACGGTCCATGTTAAAGTGCTCGGACAGCCCGCGACCCGTGGCGCCAAGAACACCGATGGAGAAGGTCTCGTCGACAAACAACCTGAACTTGTGCTTGTTCTTCAACCTGGTCAATTCGGGCAGCGGAGCCAAATCCCCAGAGTTGTGGAAGATACCCTCGGTGACGATGAATTTTCTGGGAATGGCTGGAGGcttttcgattttttcctGCTCGGTCAACTCGTTTAGCAGGCTTTCTAACGAATTCATGTCGTTATGGTTGAAGTAGTACACTGTGGATCTGCTGAGTTGCAAAGCATTCTGCACCGACAACGACACCTGGTCATCGGCCACGATAACGTCACCACGCTTGGTGAAGGCAGGCAGAACAGAAGGAGCAGCACAGAAGTCCTGTCCGTACAGCACGGCGCCCTGGGTGCCGAAGAACTGGGCCAGGTCATATTCCAACGTGTAGTGAACGTCCTGGTTACCGTAGAACCCGGCAGGCCCACAAGCGCCCACACCGTAGTTCCTGATGGTGGTCTTGACCACCTCTTCGACGGGCTCGGTGGTGGCCAGCTGCAGGAAGTTGTTCGAGGCCAGGTTGAAAACGTCCGTGTAGGTCTCCTTCAGGTTGTTTctggtgatggtgatgtGGTTCTGGATGGGCATTTCCATGGTCACGGGGATCGTGGCAACTCTCCACGCCTGCTCATCGAAGGACGAAGAGTCGACCAGTGGCTCGGGCTCCCAGTCCTCGATGAGCGTGTCGATCTCCTGGGGCGACAAGTTGGGCTTCTGCGACTGGAGACTCTTTTTCTGCTGCGGCTTGGACAGGTAGTAGATGATCCCGTACAAAATAAGGCCTATCTCGATGGTGGTCCTGTACGGATCGTCGTGGTGCGATTTCTTGATGTAAGAGACGACGAACTGGCCGCCGGGGATCTGGACCAGCACCAAGTTGAAGTAGTACCATACGTACGACGAGGTCGTGACGATGAAAGCCGGGATCGGTATTGATTTGGGCAAAACTTCCGGAATATGAGCCATTGCGTCTTTTGAAATGCGAACGAAAAAAACTCTAGACGAGCGAAATGCGTGTATTGCAGTGAAGGATAGAGCGCTCTTATAACTATGCTACTCGATGTCCTTGGAAAagattttgttttttttttgcctttccctttccctttctttttctatacTGCTTAATCTTATTTTCGTATGCTGCTGTGTGTTACTAATATGCCCCTATAAAGAAAGAGtgagtgaaaaatttgttagcaaaagaacgaaaacaaaaaggaaaaaaaatgctaagAAATTATGGCGcctcaaagaaagaaaaaaaaacaaaaaaacgcGAGTTTAGGTCTCTCGTATATGGTGATGCCTCATTAGGGTTTATGTCGCCATTTTCCGGACGTGCCCTacttcttggaaaaaaaggggTTTCCAGCCCTAACCCCTTTTTTCCGTACATAACTATGTACCTTCACACGGCAGGGGTGTGGAGGGTGGCGGttattttccatattcattttttttttttgagaacAAGGTCAAAGTTTACTGAAGCATTGTACATTGGATTACCAGCTCTTAAAGCCAGTGTGCGCAACTCGGTGCTCATTACTCGATGCAACAAACCCATTGCTGCGATTGGTACTGTAAACGTCGGTTGCAATCTTGACCTTGTGAAGCGCATGCTTATCGCTTCGCGTACCCATCTTGGTGGAACCACATCACACGGTTTGGAGGCTTCTGTGCCGCTTTTGGCTCTTGATCTCTTGTCCTCCTGGCCACCAGCTTTCGCTGGTGGCCTTCTAATACTTGCTTTCTACTGACCTTTACGTTTGGGCAGGGGACAAATCACCCGCGGGGCCTCAAAGAAGGGGTCTGCTaataaaagtaaaagaTAAGAGCTGCAACAAAAAGGTCTGAAACAAcgcttttttctcttctccTTCAGGTTGAACAGGGcaaaagagagaaagaacAAACACTACTCAAAAGAgacagttttttttttctcactCAACCGAAAACGTATTCACGCTATGAAACCAATTACCAGCTTACTATGTGGACTGGGCCTGTCCACCACTCTCGCCACGGCCATCTCGTTGCAAAGACCGCTGGGCCTAGATAAGGACATCTTGCTGCAGACGGCAGAGAAATTTGGCCTGGACTTGGACCTGGACCATCTGTTGAAGGAGTTGGACTCCAACGTACTGGACGCATGGGCTCAGATAAACGACCTGTACCCAAACCAGGTTATGAGTCTTCAAACTTCGACAAAGCCGAAGTTCCCTGAGGCCATCAAGACCAGGAAGGACTGGGACTTCGTGGTCAAGAACGACGCTATCGAAAACTACCAGCTGCGTGTCAACAAGATCAAGGACCCTAAAATCCTCGGTATCGACCCTAACGTCACACAGTACACCGGCTACTTGGACGTGGAGGACGAAGAcaagcattttttcttctggaCGTTCGAGAGTAGAAACGACCCTGCGAAGGACCCGGTCATCCTCTGGTTGAACGGTGGGCCAGGCTGCTCCTCGTTGACCGGATTGTTCTTTGAATTGGGGCCCTCGTCCATCGGTCCCGATTTGAAACCGATCGGAAACCCGTACTCGTGGAACAGTAACGCCACCGTGATCTTCCTTGACCAACCCGTCAACGTTGGGTTCTCCTATTCCGGGACCTCCGGTGTCTCGAACACCGTCGCCGCCGGCAAGGACGTCTACAATTTCCTGGAACTGTTCTTCGATCAGTTCCCCGAATACGTCAACAACGGCCAGGATTTCCACATTGCTGGAGAGTCCTACGCTGGCCATTACATCCCCGTTTTTGCCTCCGAGATCTTGTCGCACAAGGACAGGAGTTTCAACTTGACCTCCGTCCTCATCGGCAATGGTCTCACCGACCCGTTGACCCAGTACAACTACTACGAGCCAATGGCGTGCGGCGAAGGCGGTGAACCTTCCGTTTTACCCTCCGAAGAATGTTCCGCTATGGAGGACTCTCTGGAACGTTGTCTGGGGCTGATCGAGTCGTGTTACAATTCCCAATCCGTCTGGTCCTGTGTTCCCGCCACTATCTATTGTAACAACGCCCAGTTGGCTCCTTACCAGCGCACCGGTAGAAACGTCTACGACATCAGAAAGGATTGTGAAGGCGGCAGTCTGTGCTACCCAGCCTTACAAGATATCGACGACTACCTGAACCAGGACTACGTCAAGGAGGCCGTCGGCGCAGAGGTCGACCACTACGAGTCCTGCAATTTCGACATCAACAGAAACTTCTTGTTCGCAGGTGACTGGATGAAGCCTTACCACACAGCCGTCACGAATCTTTTGAACCAAGACCTGCCTATCCTGGTCTACGCAGGTGACAAGGACTTCATCTGCAACTGGTTGGGTAACAAGGCATGGACCGACGTCCTGCCATGGAAGttcgatgaagaatttgcCAGCCAAAAAGTACGTAATTGGACCGCCTCCATCACCGACGAGGTCGCTGGCGAAGTCAAGTCCTACAAGCATTTCACCTACCTGAGAGTCTTCAACGGTGGTCACATGGTTCCATTTGACGTCCCTGAAAATTCCCTAAGTATGGTCAACGAATGGATCCACGGCGACTTCTCCTTGTAAAGCGAATAGTTGTAAACAtgactttttttatgtatcCACCGGGActgaaataaataaatatatatatatatacgtatatgTATTCGTTCCATATTATAGCTTTATCTGTTATGGGCTCTGTTGCTCTTTTACTTCATTTCGTAACGtcagttttatttttaagTATTATTGTCCCTAATTTTCCGCTGAAGGGAGAGGAATCAGCCtccagaaaaaagaagccatcagaaaaaaagagaattgaACAATAGAACGGTGCACAGTGCTCCTCGACTCACGCAATAGTAAACAAGTTCTTTCAACCATTAGATTCGCAAAAACATGTCCCAGCCTGCTCCCATTATAACCACCAAATCAGCGGACAAGccaaaaccaaaaattttcaacttgtttCGTGTTTGCCTCATTTCACTGTTATTAATCGCTGCCGTGGAATATTTCAAGTATGGTACAAGAATTAATTACGAATGGTTCCACTGCACCCCAATCAATGAGCCTCAATCTGGTTCAGTAATCAAACTTTGGGCTCGTGGTGGGCCAAGTTGTGATAAAAGAGGCGAATATAAGACTATCGTAAAGAGAATCACAAGAGACTACGAACCAAACGATGAGCATCTATCCTTCTGTATTattgaaaacgaaaacGTTCCACCCGTTCATTACCCCATTCACGAGGACAAAGGTGAACCAGGCTACGTGGCTTACGTAGGTTACGATACGGACTCCGAATTGGTTCAAAAATTATGTGCTGATTCCACTATTTATCACATGTgagttctttcttttacaTACATAAACATAGAAAAAAGGCAACCCCAATATAGGTATTTACCAATGTGTATGCACATCTATATTTAtacattcaaagaaaaataagatcGCTCAGGATGAAAGGAACGTTACCTTCTCGTTTCTGATATTTTCGAATTCTTCCTATGTTTCATAAACATCTTGCCCAGTTCCTCTTGGATGTTAACCTGGAAAGAAGTTAAAGATTGCGCTTCATTGAGATCATAAAAATTGTATATTTCCCTGCCATCCTTCATTCCATCCGTTGTGGGAACAAAGTTCGTGTATCGCGTCAAAAATTGGACATCTTCCACCTCAGTGGGCTCGAATCTTTCGTCTATTGTTTTTATTAATCCAATAGAATCACAACCCTTTGGAATTGATATTCTACTGCGCTTGACCATTTCAATATAATCTTCCATATCCCTACCCTCAACAGCATGTTTCAGTATCTCCTGATACTTCAAACCCAGCGCTTTctcatcttcctcttcattaCGGTGTTCATCTATATAAAACAATGAGCTATCATTAAAATAGCAAAACGATCTTAATGATTGCAAAACGAAGTCGATATGCGCTGACTGCCATACGGTAGTGTTCCTTTGTAAACTGAAGATTTTGTCACTGTTTAAGCACCACACGGAAAattcattgtcatcattCAACTGCTTTATACTGCTGAAGGTGCTGAATAGTTCTCCTAACCACAGTTGTTGATCATTTGATGACCAATCTAACAATATGAGCCAGTGGATCTTCGAAGACCGTTCTTGAAGGAAAGGTTTCAAGAGATTTAATGCATCGGGACCACTTTTAATCAGTGTATACACATCTAAACTACAGTGTTGTTCTAAATCATTTGTCCACCCTATCGTCGCAAAATTAACCAACTTGGTATCTAATAGCGAGCTGGTTCCCTCTGGAAAACAAAGGGTCGTAAATTGATGTAATGTTTCACTCGATAGGGAATGTATgactgctgttgttgcaaCGGTTCCTTTAGTATTGGTTACGGGTTCACTCTGAGCCAATAATTCGTCCCATGCATTTCCCATTATCCACGAGAACACACAATTCCCCTGCTCTCTctactttgaaaaattggtagACGTgctattttttgtttacctttttgattttttttttttcaatacaTATATTGTTTAGGTaagaatacaaaaaaagttatgTTTAGGAATGGGCgcatttcaaaaataatttaCACTGCACGcccaactgaaaaattttcggAATACTCTATCAATAATCTGCACAATTATATAATCCGATATCAACTTCAGCCTTCATATCTGATGAATTGTTAGCGATCGATTCAcgtttttcttccaattcttgtAGATAACCGTCTTCAACACCTGTGACGTAACTCCCAGTAAAAACACCATCTTCGAACTTGCTTATTTTATCGGTTTTGCAGCAGTCAATCAAATCTTCCAGTGATTGATAAATTACCTTTTCACAACCAATCACATCCGCCACTTCCTCATCAGTTCTGTTATAAGCAATTAAATTTTTTGTGTCTGTCAAGTCGATACCGTATATGTGGTTATAACGAATGGCTGGGGCAGCTGATGCAAAGTAAACTTTTGTTGCGCCTGATTCCTTGGCCATATTAACGATTTCCTTGGAAGTAGTACCTCTAACAATGGAATCATCCACTATCAGAACGTTTTTACCCTTAAATTCGGACTCCATAGGGTTAAGCTTCCTCCTCACTGAAGAAACTCTTTCTCTTTGGTTTGGCATGATGAATGTTCTACCAACATACCTATTCTTAACAAAGCCCTCTCTGTACGGCTTGCCTAAAACATTGGCGCATTCTAAGGCGCATGTCCTGGCGGTATCCGGGACAGGAATTACAACATCAATGTCTTCTGGCTTCAACTGCTTCAAGATGTTTTCTGCTAATTTAGAACCCATGGCCAATCTTGTGTGGTAAACTGATATACCATCCAAGACACTGTCCGGCCTAGCAAAATACACATACTCGAACAAATCAGGTCTATAGGAGTTTATAGGGACCACCTGCTTGAATTCAGGTTCGCCTCTACTACAGTTCTTGGGGATAATGACTGCCTCACCAGGCTTCAAATCACGGTATTTCGTGAAGTTGTGAGCTTTGAAAACAACACTCTCTGAAGCTAGCATATAGTCTTTGGTACCGTCTGAATTTTCCCTCTCGCCGAATAGTAAGGGTCTAATACCGTTTGGATCTCTGAACCCGAATAGTGCAAACCCGGCCAGCAAACCGACACAGGCGTAACCACCACGACATAAACGGTAAACCCCCTCTAAGGCGTGGAAGACATCTTCGTTGTTAACTCTGTACTTGTTGTGCTTTTCTAATTCAGCAGcgaaaatattcaatagTAACTCAGAATCACTGTCTGTGTTGATATGTCTATGAACATCTTCATCCATATATCTCTTTAGTGAGGCAGTATTCACTAGATTACCGTTATGTGCCATATTAATACCGTAAGGACTGTTAACGTAAAAGGGTTGTGCCTCTGAGTTAGCGGAAGAACCGGCAGTAGGATACCTCAAGTGGGCAATACCCATGGAACCAGCAAGTCCTGAAACACGTTGTTGCGTGAAAACATCACGAGCCATACCATTACCTTTACATTGGTATATTCTACCACGAGAACCACAGGTAGCTATACCAGCTGCATCTTGTCCACGGTGttgtaaaaaaatgcatcCATCACACAATTCCGGAGCTACTGGAGTGTTTTGGTTTGCCAACACAATACCTAAAATACCACACATTCTGCTCTTCTGCTATATGCTGTACTTCTTTCCTTGCTTAACTTGTAATAACGGAACCTGTTCTCAAGATGAATCCTTCCCAACTATGACTTTAAAGTAAACTGAACTGTACGGTGGAtgttaaaaattttcttcagttaAAAAAACGAAGGAAATTACCTTGacttgatgaaaaaatatcagatATATTGACAAACCTATTACTAAATCTGTAAGTAACCAAACTTTAAATACACCTCAACCTCTGTCATTTGCCACAAGGTCACTCATTCGTATTCATGATTCCAGGatttatattattattcatGTTCGCTCTAACTCTGTTCTGCTATTCGCGGCAGGAAGAGTCAATCCACCCGGTCATTGAAAAACCGCGGAGAATAATGTttaattttccttttcctctttgaaaTTCCTCAAAAGAGACTTATAAATGTATACTTTATTACTTACTAGTGAGCATTCATAGTGCTTGCTCGTCTTTGAGTTCGTTCTCTAAATGACTCAAATCTTCTTGTATGGTCCACAGTTCGCGGTAGAGCGAACCAGGTGTGGCCAACAGTTCAATATGCTTACCATCCTCTTTTACTGTTCCGTTGTCGAGGACGATGATTTTGTCTGCATCTGCAATGGTTCTCAATCTATGTGCAATGTACACACTTGTTCTCGAACCAGAAGGGAAGTTACTTCTAATAGTCCGTAAGAGGGCTTGTTCTGTGTGTGTATCCAACGCACTCGTGGCCTCATCGAAAAACATAATC
The window above is part of the Saccharomyces kudriavzevii IFO 1802 strain IFO1802 genome assembly, chromosome: 13 genome. Proteins encoded here:
- the JNM1 gene encoding Jnm1p (similar to Saccharomyces cerevisiae JNM1 (YMR294W); ancestral locus Anc_5.32) — its product is MNVIDLSDPAISVDYDSLIGINDEDSQGIFENEVKEDAQQEQREELFPTNDGLIVEPKRDVESLRRAIRDQLLFNVHRQRQSDCVEERRVISDEDNESRQQKLERIRQELEELRMEDSALETQNEIKELCNLQSRLAIESSRRLAILQRELIGEDKGQTAVTLPNISLDLTTIKKLKNLDQKISEMERYVGAPKVPEDREDSKSVYSKVNELYRSIQLLQDDEKLPKFQARLMELNKQFENSLLGKKMQRDLRLRDETMSKVIKPESKIREINSMYAMFRQYRDSLPLLADRMKSLNKMNNRVLEVYETTKGLDSQIASVREQEQLWFKTLNQLDKKFDEQEVKIRLNMDQIRRKIDSLEDNVLQRSNKHKVQE
- the GSR1 gene encoding Gsr1p (similar to Saccharomyces cerevisiae YGR273C and YMR295C; ancestral locus Anc_5.29) — protein: MMHFRKKSGISNTSDHEGGNRASDVKISEDDKSRLKMRTASVADPILDAVQEAQPFEQAADTFHDNMNRQSYFSNEEGHVLCDVFGQPITQVDISNPTRARDERPLDTIRSFEYAVSGDPVWAQQLETPTYGFRVRPDFPMFGAAVTYDANGMPQQAGGGASSQMYGEQAVYQPQQHVQTEEKQKKKKKGFFGRMKKK
- the GOT1 gene encoding Got1p (similar to Saccharomyces cerevisiae GOT1 (YMR292W); ancestral locus Anc_5.35), whose translation is MWLTEAQKFGVAFTFGGFLFFLFGIFTLFDRALLALGNILFLIGVFLIIGSQKTYVFFTRPNKRRGSLLFVVGSLLILLKWTFFGFIIESLGIIGLFGDFFGVIVQFLRSMPIIGPILSHPAVAPIVDKLAGVRVLPV
- the HER2 gene encoding glutamyl-tRNA(Gln) amidotransferase subunit HER2 (similar to Saccharomyces cerevisiae HER2 (YMR293C); ancestral locus Anc_5.33), producing MPLKRSLKQSLERLSSLQSRYNIFTSVSPSPYTLSNKEEISKELAGYAVSIKDNIVTKDLPTTCASHILENYKSPYDATVVKLLKQAGVHILGKTNLDEFGMGSGGIHSIRGPVINPLYPHEEKRIMGGSSSGAAASVACDLVDFALGTDTGGSVRLPACYGSVLGFKPSYGRLSRFGVIAYSQSLDTVGILSKKIDILRKVFLVLDKYDAKDPTSLNEELRGLIEKNKKIKKTWKIGIVKEFNHEGLPKQFHESYFTFLKKLVSLGHEIYPVSIPSVKNSLPIYYTLSPAEAASNLSRYDGIRYGYRDSKLDIKDGILFAPTRSKFGVEVKNRIILGNYNLCSDGFKNNFIKAERLRVDLVDEFDKIFRFPNVLTNAEENPKGLDVLLVPTSSKLPGTLKEFEEDESKSPANSYINDIFTVPMSLAGLPSLSMPLKERTPIGLQIVGQYGDDNTVLDFVESVS